The Lysinibacillus timonensis nucleotide sequence CGACGACAGGTGAAAAAATATATTCGCGACATAATAGTGCAACAGCAATCCCAAATACAATTGCCAAAACCCAGGAAGTAAATTCCTTTAATGGTGAGCTTTTCTTTTCTTCCATTTTAGTATTCTCCTTGCTGAAACATTTAGGTAAAGTTTATCTTACAGGAACGAAGCGAATAAGGATAATATTGTATACGCTTATAATAAGGAACCATTCTCATCTTGAAGTATATTTCAAAACTATTATTGCCATTTTTTTAACAGATTAATTAAATGATTTTTAACATGGTCCCAGTCTTCACTTGTTACACTATACATTACTGTATGTCTAGTCGTTCCATCTTTTCTTATCATATGGTTTCTTAATATACCTTCTTTTTGTGCCCCAATTCTTTCAATTGCTCTTTGGGAGCGTATATTTTCATGATCCGTCTTAATTTGCACTCTTTTCCAATGAAGTACTTCAAAGCAGTATTCTAATAATAAATACTTGCAGTTTGTATTAATAGCAGTTTTCCAATAGGCAGGCGTTAACCAAGTAAAACCAATTTCGCCGCGCTTATGTTGCTTGTTTATATCCATTAATCTTGTTGCACCAACTATTTTATTGGTTTTCGCATCAATAATAACAAAAGGATACTCTGCTCCAGACTCTCTCAAATTTAGTGCATTTTCTATATATTTGAGGGCGTCTTGTTTATTATTTATAGTAATTGACATATGTGTCCATATTTCATCAAAACAAGCAACATCTAATATTCCTTCAACATCATTTAATTCCATAGGTTTGAGCTTTACAATTGGATTTCCAAGCTGGACTAATTCCATCTTTATCAACTCTCTCTTTAAAAATGTTCTACAGATTAAATATTCGAGGTCAGTTGGACATATTCCTTTCATCCTTTTTTACTCATTCTTTACGAAACGGAAAAAAACCCCACACCAATGAAAGGTGTGAGGCATTAGTCGGCAAATTAACGAAGTGTCTTTAATGCACCGCTCCATGCAATTAGTTGATCTAACATATCGTTAACAGATTGTGTTTGGACTTCTTTTGGTTTAAATACATTTCCATTTTCAAAGTCAGTAAATAATGAAAGTGCAGGATGTACACGAACATCAGCAATTAGTACCTCACCTAAAATACCACGTAAATGTTCTGCCGCACGAGCACCGCCTACCGAACCATAAGAAACTATACCAGCAGCCTTATTACCCCACTCATCTCTTAAGTAGTCAATTGCATTCTTTAGTGCTCCTGAAATACTATGGTTATATTCTGATACAATGAATACAAACCCATCACATGCAGCTACACGTTGGGACCACGCAGCTGCACCTGAAGCATCTCCACCAGGCTCGCCTAATAAAGGTAATTTAAATTCAGCGATATCGATGATTTCGTATGTAGCATCGCCACGACCATCTGCGATTTTTTTCACCCATTCTCCAACCTGAGGGCTGACACGACCTTCACGCGTACTACCTAAAATAATACCTATTTTCAACATTGGTTATTCCTCCGAATCGTATTCTTTTCCTGCCTTGTTTACAAATTCTCATGTAAAAAACATATACCCATTGAAAGGGAACGACTAACAATAATACTTTTTCCAAAGATTTATTCATTTATACAGTTCATTAATACGTTCACTAAAAGAAATTTATATAAATTAACTCATTTTTTTGTATTACGAGTTTTGATTTACTATTAACGGCATGGCCGAAGATTTTTGTAATTCTTCAATTATTTCTTGAATTCTTCGATGTCCAGGAATGTCAGG carries:
- a CDS encoding GNAT family N-acetyltransferase gives rise to the protein MELVQLGNPIVKLKPMELNDVEGILDVACFDEIWTHMSITINNKQDALKYIENALNLRESGAEYPFVIIDAKTNKIVGATRLMDINKQHKRGEIGFTWLTPAYWKTAINTNCKYLLLEYCFEVLHWKRVQIKTDHENIRSQRAIERIGAQKEGILRNHMIRKDGTTRHTVMYSVTSEDWDHVKNHLINLLKKWQ
- a CDS encoding NADPH-dependent FMN reductase, with amino-acid sequence MLKIGIILGSTREGRVSPQVGEWVKKIADGRGDATYEIIDIAEFKLPLLGEPGGDASGAAAWSQRVAACDGFVFIVSEYNHSISGALKNAIDYLRDEWGNKAAGIVSYGSVGGARAAEHLRGILGEVLIADVRVHPALSLFTDFENGNVFKPKEVQTQSVNDMLDQLIAWSGALKTLR